In Oryza brachyantha chromosome 2, ObraRS2, whole genome shotgun sequence, a single window of DNA contains:
- the LOC107303598 gene encoding uncharacterized protein LOC107303598 has translation MADKPPPPAPAANPKPKPMPAAAAPGAPARTTPPLKKPPPLAPPTQARPLKPPPAHQFRQQQQQPAGGRKRRYRGHRGGGCSGRRVCCLATGFVLLALCLALAAACLAYLYYHPRPPSFHLQPLAATRFRVGNSSAVSAMDVTVAVKVVSWNPNDRVSFDYGDGEGRVALADADGDVALGWAPVGGFRHAARSVATVGFVAAARGVVVDDAVAARVRDRYRRRQLAFKVVVDTHVGARAGAVRTGMVPVRLLCDGGTMAPRGGVSGTVVGPMSKCQVYLFRVRWFSLN, from the exons atggccgacaagcctcccccgccggcgccggcagcgaatCCCAAGCCCAAGCCCATGCCGGCCGCGGCTGCTCCtggcgcgccggcgaggacgaccCCGCCGCTCAAGAAGCCCCCGCCACTCGCTCCGCCGACGCAGGCGCGCCCGctcaagccgccgccggcgcaccagttccggcagcagcagcagcagccggcggGTGGGCGGAAGCGGCGGTACCGGGGCCACCGTGGCGGAGGGTGCTCGGGGAGGCGGGTGTGCTGCCTCGCCACGGGGttcgtcctcctcgccctctgcctcgcgctcgccgcggcgtGCCTCGCATACCTCTACTACCACCCGCGCCCGCCGTCGTTCCACCTGcagccgctcgccgccacgcGGTTCCGCGTCGGGAACTCCTCCGCGGTGTCCGCCATGGACGTCACCGTGGCCGTCAAGGTGGTGTCGTGGAACCCCAACGACAGGGTCTCCTTCGACtacggagacggcgagggccgcgTCGCGCttgccgacgccgacggcgacgtcgcgcTCGGGTGGGCGCCCGTGGGCGGGTTCCGCCACGCCGCCCGCAGCGTCGCCACGGTCGGGTTCGTGGCGGCCGCCAGGGGCGTGGTGGTCGACGACGCCGTGGCGGCGCGCGTCCGCGACCGGTAcaggcggcggcagctggcgttcaaggtggtggtggacacCCACGTCGGCGCGCGCGCCGGGGCGGTGCGCACCGGCATGGTGCCCGTCCGGCTGCTCTGCGACGGCGGCACCAtggcgccgcgcggcggcgtgtcCGGGACCGTGGTGGGGCCCATGAGCAAGTGCCAGGTGTACCTCTTCAGAGTCAGATG GTTTAGCTTGAACTGA
- the LOC102715540 gene encoding ubiquitin-conjugating enzyme E2 28: MASKRILKELKDLQKDPPTSCSAGPVAEDMFHWQATLMGPSDSPYSGGVFLVTIHFPPDYPFKPPKVAFKTKVFHPNINSNGSICLDILKEQWSPALTISKVLLSICSLLTDPNPDDPLVPEIAHMYKTDRAKYESTARSWTQKYAMG, encoded by the exons ATGGCGTCGAAGCGGATCCTCAAGGAGCTCAAGGACCTGCAGAAGGACCCGCCCACCTCCTGCAGCGCCG GCCCTGTGGCAGAAGATATGTTCCACTGGCAGGCAACACTGATGGGTCCATCAGATAGTCCTTATTCTGGAGGCGTATTTTTGGTCACCATTCATTTTCCCCCAGACTATCCATTCAAACCGCCTAAG GTGGCATTCAAGACAAAGGTATTCCATCCAAACATTAACAGCAACGGAAGCATCTGCCTTGATATCTTGAAGGAGCAGTGGAGTCCTGCATTGACTATTTCAAAG GTGCTACTCTCAATTTGCTCACTGTTGACGGATCCAAACCCTGATGATCCATTGGTTCCAGAGATTGCTCACATGTACAAGACTGATCGTGCCAAGTACGAGTCCACCGCAAGGAGCTGGACCCAGAAATACGCGATGGGCTAG
- the LOC102704778 gene encoding plastid division protein PDV1-like produces MRWDAAEAGAVLERIWDLHDRLSDAILAVSRAHFLLPPPPPPPPPPPSAPPARDGGGRNGCVFVKGVGGCGSAKAAAAEAMAEARSLHAIRTALEDLEEHLEFLHTVQSQQRAEQDAAIARLEQSRLVLAMRLAEHQGKKYRVIDETLAFVGEVGDKSRFISPEDVRATHNQSGEDAMDSGSNGSSIMGNVLSCSLSLAKNSFRVDKIGSALGNAAAFAVSMLAFLQLHQVAFGSKSPAIDFRRSSFHLGSSLQNHKGKQLEVYLARG; encoded by the exons ATGAGATGggacgcggcggaggcgggggccgTGCTGGAGCGGATCTGGGACCTCCACGACCGCCTCAGCGACGCCATCCTCGCCGTCTCCCGCGCccacttcctcctccctcctccgcctccgcctccccctccgccgccgtcggcgccgcctgcGCGCGACGGGGGCGGGCGGAACGGGTGCGTGTTCGTCAAGGGGGTGGGTGGCTGTGGGTCCGCgaaggccgccgcggcggaggccatGGCGGAGGCGAGGAGCCTGCACGCCATCCGGACGGCGCTCGAGGACCTCGAGGAGCACCTCGAGTTCCTTCAC ACCGTACAATCGCAACAACGGGCAGAGCAGGATGCTGCAATTGCTAGATTGGAGCAGAGCCGTTTGGTCCTTGCCATGAGGCTAGCTGAACATCAGGGCAAGAAGTATAGAGTCATTGATGAGACCTTGGCATTTGTAGGCGAAGTCGGTGACAAGAGTCGATTCATCTCACCAGAAGATGTTCGTGCAACTCATAACCAGTCAGGGGAGGATGCAATGGATAGTGGGAGCAATGGTTCAAGTATCATGGGAAATGTGTTATCTTGTAGCCTATCTTTAGCCAAGAATTCATTTCGAGTGGACAAAATTGGTTCTGCTCTGGGTAATGCTGCAGCGTTTGCTGTAAGTATGCTTGCTTTCTTGCAGCTTCATCAAGTTGCCTTTGGAAGCAAATCTCCAGCAATTGATTTCAGGAGGAGCAGTTTCCATTTGGGGAGCTCACTACAGAATCACAAAGGAAAGCAGCTTGAGGTGTACCTGGCCCGAGGTTGA
- the LOC102715820 gene encoding arabinogalactan protein 16: MAAGLAPLGAVAVAAVLVVGIVMPAAVAAQAPAPAPASDGTSVDQGIAYILMLVALVLTYLIHPLDASSPYRLF; this comes from the exons ATGGCGGCGGGGTTGGCTCCCCTcggggcggtggcggtggcggccgtgctcgtcgtcggcATCGTCATGCccgccgcggtcgccgccCAGGCCccggcgcccgcgcccgccagCGACG GCACATCGGTCGACCAGGGGATCGCGTACATCCTGATGCTGGTGGCTCTTGTGCTCACCTACCTGATCCATCCACTGGATGCATCTTCTCCCTACAGACTCTTCTAA